CCGTTTACGGCGGGCGTGAATCCAACAACGCTGATACAATCACTGTTCGGCAGCAATACGGATATTTAAGGATCATCGTGTCGTAGTATGACGTACACCGAGGCGGTCACCCCGCCACCTAAATGCACAATATTGGGACTCCGAGACCCAATACGTTCGAGACACCCATCTCGAACCGCTGTGGTGTCTCGGCCAACAAGATAACTCCGAGTCCCATGCCGGGATAGGAGTAACGGCGGTGTGGCCCCGCCATCGGCCCGTCATGCCGACGGGTCGTAAACCAGCAAATATCCCAACTCAGCGGTGCGGTGCCGTGGGAAGCCTCGCCGTCGTCGGGCATAGCCCGACTGCCTGAGGGATCTTCGATCCCTCTCCGTTTACGGCGAGGAGGAGGTCACTTGTCTCTGAACGTCACGCCAGAACGACAGTCTATCGAGAGATACCGGAAGAAAGCGCCCAGTACTGAAGGGATACACTTTTGGTCTTCACCTCCAGACCGTCGAGGGAACGAATAGCCATGCACGAACGCACACCCCCGTCGTCGCACTCGAGCCCATCCGCAGTCTACCGAGCGGTTCACGATCCGGACGGTCCAGCAACGCTCAGCACCACGGTCGTCCACGCGTTGGCCGACTGTATGGGGGTCGATCCGACCGACGGGCGAATCTCGCTGTACGACGCCGTCGATCCCGATGCTCTCGACAAACTCTTTCGCCCGCGCCACGACGGAACGCCCCGTTCCAGTGGTCACGTCTCGTTCGTCGTCGCCGACCATCAGGTTACGGTCTACAGCGACGGAGAAATCCTGATCGAACCGCCCGCAGCCGACTCGAGGTCGGACTGGCGTTAACCGCGCTCGGACGTCTCTCCTTTCTACGCCGATAGCTCGTCGGCCAGTCGCTCCAGGTGATCGACGCCGACGACGGCGACGACGTCGCCCTCGCTCCGTCGTAACTCCTCGAGTCGATCGATCATACACTGTTCTCGCGTATCGTCTCTG
This region of Natronobacterium texcoconense genomic DNA includes:
- a CDS encoding HalOD1 output domain-containing protein: MHERTPPSSHSSPSAVYRAVHDPDGPATLSTTVVHALADCMGVDPTDGRISLYDAVDPDALDKLFRPRHDGTPRSSGHVSFVVADHQVTVYSDGEILIEPPAADSRSDWR